The window ACTGAATTAGAATACTGCAACTTACACTATCCAATTGTTAAAAAATTACCTAAAAGATAAATTTAATACTTTTTTTAAAAAAAGAAGAAGAAAGAGAGAAGAGTTAAAACTCTTTTTTCTTTTTTTATTGTTTATTATCTATAAAACTAAGTTAATGTCTATTATAATATAAATTATAAATTTTATTTGTGGAGGTGGTTTATTGTGGAAAATAAACAAAGTACATTAAATTTAAATAACAACACAAATATTAATCAAAATTTTCTAACACAAAATATTTTAAAAACTTACGAACATAAAGATATTACAGGACTTAAAAAATTACTAAAATCAAAACGGATTGATAAAATTGTTGAAAGTCTTGAAACTATTAATGATACACAAATTATTTTATTTGTATTAGTTGCCACAAAAGATGGAATTTGTGGTGATATTTTTAAATATTTAAATACTGAATTAAAATCAAAAATCATAAATGACGCAAGTTTACAGCAATTAAGAATCATTTTATTTGAACTTTATAATGATGATGTGATTATTTTAAAAAATGATTTTCCTATGTATACTAAAAAAATCTTACTTTCATTAGACAGCCAACAAAGAGCAGCTATTAAGCAATTATCTGAATTTGATGAAGATGAAGCTGGTTCAATCATCAATTCTGACTTTTTTACAATCAATCAAAATCTTTCTATCAAAGAAGCACTAATTGAAATAAAAAGAATGTATAATGACTTTGAACAAAGTAATATTATATATGTAGTAGATAATTATAATCGTTTAAAAGGATATGTAACAATTCATTCATTACTTTTTGCAGATTCTTTTGAATTGAAAATTTCTAATGTTATTCAAGAAGATGTTTTCTATGTTCGTAGTGATGAAGATATTGATGCTGTTTTAGATATTTTCAGAAAGTATCAAATTGAACAATTAGCAGTTGTTGATAAAGATAACCAATTAATTGGTTATATTAGTGATAATGATATTTTACCCGTAATTAATGCTGAAACAACTACTGATATTTATAAAATGTATGGGATTAGCGAATTAGATTTTCCTTACATTAAATCAAGTGTTTTTGTTTTATTTAAATCACGTCTATTATGATTGGCTGTATTAATGATTTCAGCTACATGTACTGGTTTTTTAATTGATAAATTTCAAGATGTAGGACAATTAGTCACAGCAGGTTTATCAACATTAGTTATCGTACCAATCATTCCAGCAATGACGGGAACAAGTGGAAATGCTGGATCACAAGCTGCCGCCTCTGTGATTCGTGCTTTATCAGTTGGTGAAATTACTTTAAAAGAATATAATAAAGTCCTTGCCAAAGAATTTTTGGTTGGTGCTTTAATTGGTTTAGTTTTAGCAATTATTAATTTTGCTCGTTTGATTATATATTTTGCTATTATTAAACCTGATTTACAACAATACAATGTTTTATACGAAAATATTACTAATAATCCACATACTAAAATGATTGTAGGAGCAATTGTTTCAGCTGGATCATCAGTCGCTTTGTTTTTTGCTATTGTAATTTCTAAATTGCTTGGTGGAACACTGCCACTTTTAGCAACAAAATTAAAAATTGATCCTACAATTATGTCAACACCAATTTTATCGACATTACTTGATATGGTTACAACTATTATCCTATTTGGTTTTGGTATTATATTTTTATTAATTATTGTTGATAAAGTTAAAGTCGAACAACTAAATAATATCCGCGAGCATATTCATGCTATTAAAAATGTTAATTCATGATTACCTAATCAAAATTTTTTATTAAATAATTTGAATTATTCAAAACATTTTGCTTAATTTTTTTATAGAAATAATTATTTATAAAATGTTATAATTTAAAAGCAATATGCCTAAGAAAGTAACTGTTTATTAATTAAACTTAATTTGTTACCGAGGTTTATATTAAACAAAAATGCATGTTGCAAACACATATTCTAAATAAGAGGTATAAATATGGCAAATGTTAGACCAAGTGTTGTTTTTAAACAACAAGAAGTCAACCATATGGCAGATATACTAAAAAATTCAAAATCTTTTATTGTTTTTGAATATCATGGATTAACTGCTGCTAACATTTTAGCGTTAAGAAATGTTTTACATTCATCAAATTCTAAATTATATGTTTTAAAAAATAATATTACAGCACGTGCTTTTGAAAAAGCTGGTGTTAGTGGATTTGAAAATCAATTAACAGGACCTAACGCAGTTGCTGTTGCAATGGACGATGAAATTGCTGCGATTAAAGCAGTAAATGATGTAGCTAAAGAATTTGATTTTGTCAAAATTAAAGGTGCATATCTTGAAAACAAATTTGCAGATACTCACAAAATCGATCAACTTGCTGCAATTCCTGGCCGTGAAGGTCTATACTCAATGCTACTTTCTTGCTTCACAGCACCATTACGTAATGTGATGTATGGTTTAAAAGCTGTAGCTGAGCAAAAAGGTGAATAAAATAATATTATTGGAGAATTTAATATGTCAAAATTAACAATTGAACAATTTATTGCTGCGATTAAAGAAATGTCAATGCTAGAATTAAACGATTTGGTTAAAGCTATCGAAACTGAATTTGGTGTGTCTGCTGCTGCTCCTGTTGCCGCTGCTGCTGCTCCTGTTGCCGCTGAAGCTCCAACTGAAGTAACTATTAAATTAGTTGAAGCTGGTACTAATAAAGTTGGTGTAATTAAATTAATTCGTGAGATTACAGGATTAGGATTAATGGAAGCTAAAACTGCTGCTGAAACTGCAGGCAGTGTAATTAAAGAAGATGTTAAAACAGAAGAAGCTAACGAAATCAAAAAGAAATTTGATGAACTTGGTGCAAAAGTACAACTTGTTTAATTTTCTCTTTTTTATAAATTGTTATTAATTAAAAACCGGCATCTTTTATAAAGGATACCGGTTTTTAATTCTATTTGTTTTTGTTCTAATCAAATTTAATTAGATATTTTATTAAGTTAAATTATAAAGTTATTATAGTTATAAATGATGATAAAAAAACATTAAGCGTTATACTAATTCATTTTTTATCTTGAATAGACACATACTTAATGTTTTATTTTTAATTATAATTGTGGAATCTTAATTCCATGTTTTGCATAGAATTCTTTTAGACCGTTGTACGTATTTTCAGAATATCCACCATCTTTTACTTTTGCTCCTGCATAAGATAAAAGCAACCCAATTAATGCTTGTTTTTCATCATTTGATTTAGTATTATCCCATATTTCTTTAAATTTCTTTGAAGATGTGTTAGAAATATATGTAGATTTGGCAACAGGATAGAAATAATATGTACCTTTAGCTGATTTATAAAAAGTTCCGCCATTTACTCTTGGATCAATCGTTTTATTATTTAATAAAGATGCTTCATTATCTGTTTCTTTTTTAACATCTAAATAACCATCAACAACTGGTTTTTTATCAAGTGTTTTAAATAAATCATCATTAGTGATTTTATTAACTAATTCATCATATGTGCTTACTTTATCACTTTGATTTGTTTGTGCTAAATTAAATGCATCAATTACATAATGATAAGCTGATGGTGAAATACCAACTACACCATCTGATAAATTACCAACAGTATTAACTCCTAATTTATATTTATCTTTTGGATCAATTTCGCTACCAATAACAATCTGGTCAGATTTTTTAGATAATGATTCTCCCTTAATTGCATTTTCTAATAATTTTATCGTTGCTGTGTCTAAACGTTTTGTAATTGAAAAACGAATAACACCGTTTTTATTTCCGCTTAGATGTGTGTTAATAAATTTATCTGTTTTTTTATTGATTGCTTGATCGTTTTCAATTTCTACGTCAACACCAATAACTCCTACATTGTGTGAAGTTGTTGCAATTGCTTCAGTAACAGCTATTCCAACTTGAGGAATAGCTACTGGTAAAATTAAATCAGCACCTTTAGTAATTAATTCCTGAATAATTTTTTTAGCATTAGCACTATCAGATTGGAAACCTCCAGCACTACTTTCTGAAGCATAAACTTGTTCAACATTAATCCATTTTTTTGTTTCTTGTGTTCCTTCTTGTTTAATGTTTTTATCTTTTAATTTTTCATTAGCTCATTTAACACCTAAATCAAAACCTGCTAAGTAATTGGTTGTATTTTTAGCATTTATACCTACATACCCACCTCAAGTTAATTTATTATCTGCACCAAAAACTGCTTGATTTGAGTTTAACATATAAGCTGCAGCAATACCTCCTAAAAAAGCGGCTTCATCAACTTTAAAATAAACATCAGCAACACGATCTGCTCCCTTATAAAACTCAGCTTTATTGTCATTATTATAAACTCCATCTAAAATTAAAGCGATTAAATTAGGATCAAATTTATCATTTACTAAAGCATTTTGTAATCTTTCAGGATGTTGATAACCAGGCATTAATAAAGCTCGTTTACCATCACTAGCCATACTTTTATATTTTGTTTGAAAACCTTCATCATCATCACTTGTTGGTGAAGTCCAATAAAATTGACTATAGTTTAATGTAGATTTTTGTGTACATGATGTTGCTACAGTAATAATTGTACCTAAAGCAAAAACGCTACCAATTGCTAAAAATAGAACTTTTTTATTTAACTTTTTCATTTTACTCCTTTATATTTTATTATTCACAATTTATCTTGAATAACTAAACAAACAATTTAAAATCGTTTATTTATTGTTAATAATATTAACCTAAAAAAGTTAAATTTTAAAATCATTTTTTTAAAAAAAATAAAGGAAAAAATCCTTTTTTTCTTATCTTGTCATAAAACTAATTTTTATAAAATTTGTTTAATGAAATTGATAATTTTACTAAAAGCCTTTATTTTAATTAGATTTAATTGAATGATAAAAAATAAATAATTAAAAAAGTAATCAAATTAAAACCCTTACTTCATCATAAAAAATAATTTATCATTTCTTTAAAAAAATATGAAATTAATGGTTAGTCTATAATAAAAAAATGTGCAAATAAGCACATTTTAATTTATCTTTTTGTTTTATCAAATGGGATTCCCACATTCTTTGGTGCCACACTATATTTACTAAATGAAATTAAAGCAATTAAAGTGATTACATAGGGGATTAATTTACCAATTTCTTGAGGTATTTTATCAATTTGTGAAAAGGTTTTTGTAATAACTGCAAAAGCAATTGAAACAACTGCAATTAGTGGAATTCTTCAAGCTCCAGCAATCAAAATGGCTAAAGCTAAGAACCCGATCCCACCAACCTCGCCTGCAAATGGAGAACGTGATGCATACATATATAATCCACCACCAATTCCAGCAATAAAACCAGAAATCGAAACAGCAATTCATTGGTATTTATAAACATTAATGCCTTGTGCATCTGCTGCATTTGGGTTTTCACCAATTGCATATAATCTTAAACCAAATGGAGTTTTTTTCATCATTATCATTAAACCAATGGTAATTAAAACAACAGCAATTAAAATTAAAATACTTCCAATATAAATAGTGTTGATTCCATCACCAATTTTCATTAATCCTAAATAATCAGAAGATAGACTTGTTTTGTCAGCAATTTTATCGCCCAAAGGATAAGTTACAAAGGTTGCTACTCCTGAAGCTAATAAATTAATAGCTGTTCCAGCAATAATTTGATTGGTTTTTAATTTTATAGTTAAAAAACCAAATAATAATGAAGTTGGAATAGTCAATATTCCAGCAATAATTAAACATACAATAAATGTATATTCTGTTTCCGTTTTTGTTCCCATATATTTATAAATAATTGTTGAAAATAATGTAAAGACTAAGGCACCAATAATCATTTGACCATTAATTGAAATATTAGCAATCCCAACACGTTCACAAAAGAAACCACTTAACGCACCTAGAATTAAAATAGCAGCGTAAATAGAGGCATCGTTAATTAATGATAATGAAGGCATTAACTAATCACCTCTTTCATGTTTTGTTGATTAATAATTGCTTTTTGATAAGCAGTTGTTAATCAATCTTCTAATAATAATTTTTGTTCTTGATCTAGATTAATTTTATTAATATGTTGTTTAGTTTTTTCATAATGTTTTGTCAAGTATGATGATGAGCGTTGTTTTGTATTCTTTTTAATTTCATCATCTTGCGAAATATTTCTTAATTCTAATTTTGTAATTTCTTTCGTGTAATTTTCTAAATGTTTATTACGCGAAATAATAATTTTATTAAGAATTTTATCATTTGGATTTAGTAATAAAATAATCTTATCCATTTGTTCATCATGAACTAAATTCTTTGATTTTAAAGTTATTGACAATTGTTCTAATCGAGAATCTAATAAAGAATTAATGTATGTCATAATTTGATTTTTTAAATCAATCATGTGATCTAAATTATTCTCAAAACTTGCCTGTTTAAATTCACTAAACATTAATTGTGCTTGTTCATCTTTTAGAACTAAAGATAACTCATTAACTAACTCGGTTGTTAACACTGAATTGTTATTTTCATATTCTTGTAATAAATATTTTAGCTTATTATAATCAAACGATTTTGATTGAGCATATTTACTAATTTCTTTAGCCACTAAATTTTTAATTAAAAAATCTTCATTATGAATTTTGTCTTTAATACGACTTAGTTTTTTAGCGCTTATGTTTTCAAAATGTTTTAGTTTATTTTTAATTTTTCTTGTTGTGTTAATTTCTGGATAATAAACAAGTGTTGCTCTTTCAATAATTAAATGTTTTTTAAGTTGCATTGCATTATTTTTCAATTGTTTCAAATATTTATCATATTCAACTTTTAATCAAGCATTATATGTTGTTTTAATGTAACTAATAGTATATTCATATTGTTGGTTAACTTTGTTATATTGTTCATGATTTTTAAATTGATCTAATTCTTTACGTAATTTCTTTAACTCTTGTAAATATTGATTACGTTTTTTATTAATTTCACTATAGATTGCTTTATATTCAGAAATAATGTTATTGTTTTTATTTTCATAATCTCGATAATAATCCTTACCTTTATAAGTATAGATTAAATGATAAATTCAATAAACGGGACTTATTCGTTCAAATAAAATAAACATTGCTGCCCCTAACATTACAAATGAAATAATAATTCCAGATAAATCTTGTGGAAAACTTCCTCCTAAATTATCAGCAGATTGTTGTAATAATCCCATTAAGAATGAGACAGGAATTGTTGCTAAAGGATGTGCTAGAGAAATTAATCCCATCGCAATTCCATCATATCCTTGGGTTGGTAAGGCATCAGCAGCTTGACTAATAACAATCGCATTTGTTGTTGTTGAAGTATAATTAACCATTGCTAAAGCCCCAGCTAATGCACCAGAGATCGCAAAAGTTGCTAATGAAATAATTTTTGTTCGGTATCCAGCATATTTTGCTGCATCAAATGATTTACCAACAGATAAGACTTTGT is drawn from Ureaplasma parvum serovar 3 str. ATCC 27815 and contains these coding sequences:
- the rplL gene encoding 50S ribosomal protein L7/L12; translation: MSKLTIEQFIAAIKEMSMLELNDLVKAIETEFGVSAAAPVAAAAAPVAAEAPTEVTIKLVEAGTNKVGVIKLIREITGLGLMEAKTAAETAGSVIKEDVKTEEANEIKKKFDELGAKVQLV
- a CDS encoding ABC transporter permease → MPSLSLINDASIYAAILILGALSGFFCERVGIANISINGQMIIGALVFTLFSTIIYKYMGTKTETEYTFIVCLIIAGILTIPTSLLFGFLTIKLKTNQIIAGTAINLLASGVATFVTYPLGDKIADKTSLSSDYLGLMKIGDGINTIYIGSILILIAVVLITIGLMIMMKKTPFGLRLYAIGENPNAADAQGINVYKYQWIAVSISGFIAGIGGGLYMYASRSPFAGEVGGIGFLALAILIAGAWRIPLIAVVSIAFAVITKTFSQIDKIPQEIGKLIPYVITLIALISFSKYSVAPKNVGIPFDKTKR
- the mgtE gene encoding magnesium transporter is translated as MENKQSTLNLNNNTNINQNFLTQNILKTYEHKDITGLKKLLKSKRIDKIVESLETINDTQIILFVLVATKDGICGDIFKYLNTELKSKIINDASLQQLRIILFELYNDDVIILKNDFPMYTKKILLSLDSQQRAAIKQLSEFDEDEAGSIINSDFFTINQNLSIKEALIEIKRMYNDFEQSNIIYVVDNYNRLKGYVTIHSLLFADSFELKISNVIQEDVFYVRSDEDIDAVLDIFRKYQIEQLAVVDKDNQLIGYISDNDILPVINAETTTDIYKMYGISELDFPYIKSSVFVLFKSRLLWLAVLMISATCTGFLIDKFQDVGQLVTAGLSTLVIVPIIPAMTGTSGNAGSQAAASVIRALSVGEITLKEYNKVLAKEFLVGALIGLVLAIINFARLIIYFAIIKPDLQQYNVLYENITNNPHTKMIVGAIVSAGSSVALFFAIVISKLLGGTLPLLATKLKIDPTIMSTPILSTLLDMVTTIILFGFGIIFLLIIVDKVKVEQLNNIREHIHAIKNVNSWLPNQNFLLNNLNYSKHFA
- the rplJ gene encoding 50S ribosomal protein L10, whose protein sequence is MANVRPSVVFKQQEVNHMADILKNSKSFIVFEYHGLTAANILALRNVLHSSNSKLYVLKNNITARAFEKAGVSGFENQLTGPNAVAVAMDDEIAAIKAVNDVAKEFDFVKIKGAYLENKFADTHKIDQLAAIPGREGLYSMLLSCFTAPLRNVMYGLKAVAEQKGE
- a CDS encoding BMP family ABC transporter substrate-binding protein, yielding MKKLNKKVLFLAIGSVFALGTIITVATSCTQKSTLNYSQFYWTSPTSDDDEGFQTKYKSMASDGKRALLMPGYQHPERLQNALVNDKFDPNLIALILDGVYNNDNKAEFYKGADRVADVYFKVDEAAFLGGIAAAYMLNSNQAVFGADNKLTWGGYVGINAKNTTNYLAGFDLGVKWANEKLKDKNIKQEGTQETKKWINVEQVYASESSAGGFQSDSANAKKIIQELITKGADLILPVAIPQVGIAVTEAIATTSHNVGVIGVDVEIENDQAINKKTDKFINTHLSGNKNGVIRFSITKRLDTATIKLLENAIKGESLSKKSDQIVIGSEIDPKDKYKLGVNTVGNLSDGVVGISPSAYHYVIDAFNLAQTNQSDKVSTYDELVNKITNDDLFKTLDKKPVVDGYLDVKKETDNEASLLNNKTIDPRVNGGTFYKSAKGTYYFYPVAKSTYISNTSSKKFKEIWDNTKSNDEKQALIGLLLSYAGAKVKDGGYSENTYNGLKEFYAKHGIKIPQL
- a CDS encoding ABC transporter permease subunit yields the protein MLKFKTLLSYDSFLKGQERKTITKKFLSTVFAIFVAIVVSAILVGILGYNIRDFFIRLFTKWIGSPDIYLTKVAILGIAALSFIFAFKAGLFNIGISGQMLGSGLIMLLVVKNMQIANINMPNVLGQFFLLIIAMLAGAMFAVFIGILKVFLKINEVVSSILLNWIMFYITRYVVFTAQSKMYNPTPDQVGSRSIPFADNYSLFHLASGYGYLFALLIFISLSIIIWVILKYTVFGHKVLSVGKSFDAAKYAGYRTKIISLATFAISGALAGALAMVNYTSTTTNAIVISQAADALPTQGYDGIAMGLISLAHPLATIPVSFLMGLLQQSADNLGGSFPQDLSGIIISFVMLGAAMFILFERISPVYWIYHLIYTYKGKDYYRDYENKNNNIISEYKAIYSEINKKRNQYLQELKKLRKELDQFKNHEQYNKVNQQYEYTISYIKTTYNAWLKVEYDKYLKQLKNNAMQLKKHLIIERATLVYYPEINTTRKIKNKLKHFENISAKKLSRIKDKIHNEDFLIKNLVAKEISKYAQSKSFDYNKLKYLLQEYENNNSVLTTELVNELSLVLKDEQAQLMFSEFKQASFENNLDHMIDLKNQIMTYINSLLDSRLEQLSITLKSKNLVHDEQMDKIILLLNPNDKILNKIIISRNKHLENYTKEITKLELRNISQDDEIKKNTKQRSSSYLTKHYEKTKQHINKINLDQEQKLLLEDWLTTAYQKAIINQQNMKEVIS